Sequence from the Hamadaea flava genome:
CGGCTTTGCGTCAGGCGTACCCGTTGCGCGAAGCGTTGTATCGCCTCATGCGCGTGCCGGTGTTCGGGGAGCGACCCACCACGGCCGATCTGAAGCTGGTGAACGACTGGGCCGCGCGGGCCCTGCCGGCGCTGGCCCTGCGGGCCGATCTCACCGCGCGCCTGGTGGAGCCGACCGCGGAAGAGCTGCTCGCCCTGCTGGCTCGCGACGGCGTCGACCTCCTCGGCAGCCCGCACGCCGACCGCCTGCGGGAATGCTCCAGCGAGACCTGCACCCTGCTGTATCTGGACACGTCCCGGGCGGGCAGTAGGCGCTGGTGCTCGATGGATGTCTGCGGC
This genomic interval carries:
- a CDS encoding CGNR zinc finger domain-containing protein, which translates into the protein MIAADEAAFRFVAGRPSVDFTGTLGKRWRNPPVERTPDPAALGRWFAEAGLTDRPVAVTTTALRQAYPLREALYRLMRVPVFGERPTTADLKLVNDWAARALPALALRADLTARLVEPTAEELLALLARDGVDLLGSPHADRLRECSSETCTLLYLDTSRAGSRRWCSMDVCGSRDKMSRYRRRVAAAED